The stretch of DNA AAGCAGAAATTAAactaatatttgatatttggaATCTGAACATGAATGGTGTTGCGGGAGAAAACACGATAAATAATGAACTACCTTAATCGACTCCTGTGAGGACATCTGTGATCATTTTAACTTGGAATTCCCAAATTTTGTTGGTTATTACATCCTGGACGCATTGAAGAAGACGAGTTTACCAGAATAACTTGAGAACCACAAAGTTTAAGACAATACCTGGGAGAAATAAAAAAGGGGCTGCAGCTGCTTAATCTGGGGATGCACTAGGCTAAGGTGGTGCCTAGCCTGTGCACAAGCATCTTCCCTTTTTTAATCGACtccttggaaaatattttcaattagtTTAATCAACACACGCTTGGCTAAAATCATTTCCTAATTTTTGGAAGATCACCAGGCATAAAGAAATTGTCCTGAACTTTAAGCAACTCTTTAGATTTGAGCAGTGGTGAACAGTTCATGATGCTGCTCGATTGATATGCACTTCTAGAAAATCAATTGTAGCATAATGCTTATGTTCGATAACTTCAGCTCTAATATAAGAGATGAAACAGAGAAAGATTCATTAAGATGTAATCACATTAGACGAGAATATCTAATTCTGCGCAAGAATTTGTATGaagttttcttttcatttagaGACTGAATCTTTTACGAGGCTATTGAACACAAAACTGGAGTCCATAAGCATATCCTCTAAAACTTGGATGCCTATGCAGGATTCAAGATGACCGCAAGCATCAGCATCACATTATCGGTGAAAGTATGTTCAGAAGAGAGGCCCTGGATTTAACCAATCGCCTAAATAAGTCGTCCAACccattttcaatcaatttaacGACAGCATCCAAATGCTCCGAGCTGCTTTGTGCACCGTGCATATGGTCCCCGTGACTGGAACCTTGTCTGGATAAAACGTTCAAAGCAACATCCAGGCTTTCCAACTCCTTCATATTCTTCTGTTGGTCATCGCATGCTACTCTGCCTTTCTGTATGAATTTGGAAACCAGCGACCATCTTGTGGACTTTTTGGAGATTGAGGTGGACAAGAACAAGCAGAGAAGTGAATGGCAGATGGATATGCTAATTGAACCAACTTCTCTTAGCAATCTAATCAAGGAGGCGCCCCGGGGGTCTAGTTCTAGGAGTGGTAAGACTCCAATTTTGTTATCCATTTGTTTCAGTGATGCGATCAACTTCTTTGCTTCCTTCTTCATCTGTTGTCTAAAGCAAGAGTACTTTGCAATGCTGCTTTCGATGCTGAGATCTCCTTTTCTTCTACGGAGAGCAGATTGAAGATCTTTAATATGTTCCTTAATTTGTGACACAAAATCCCTTGTGCATCCACAAACATCAAGAAGAATGAGTGATATGTCCAATGATTCATTGACCCACCTCTCCCGCTGGTTGGAAGAAAGAACTTGCTGGGTCAGTGGCAAATTAAGAAGTTCATCCACAAATTTATACAGATTTTCGAGTCCTGATATACCATTGAAGAGAGCCTCTGCAGTTGGTGTGGATGATGCTTCCCAAGTTTTGAGCTTGTTCAGCTCCTCCTCGATCCTAATCATGCTAGGATGCGATTGGCTAGGCAGGCTAATTGAGCGGCTGTGGCAAGGattgttgaaatttgaaatgCTAGCCATTTTTGTCTTCCTTAACAAATGAATCAATTTGTGATGGTAGGGATGCTCTATGCTTGAATATTTATACCACATGAAAGTCAACAAGATGATCCATCCATCCTCCAAAATAATATGACAAAGCATCTGATGCCAGAGTGGTTCTTTCTTTTGGAAAAATTGGCTGTCTTGCCACACATTTGGCGAACAATTGTCTATAATCAGTCTTTTTCTATGTTCTGCAATATGAAACCAATATGAGGTGTTGAAATACTATGTGTTTGTTGTACCAATTACCAAAGAATCAACTTCGTGCTTGCCCAGCACTGTGCCATTACTGCCACATTGCTCTCTTTTGGCTACTATTATATTGAAGCTGCCTCACCCCTGCAGACTTGGCCTGTCAAGGTTGTCTCACTACGAACAAACTCAAGTTACCAGCAAcaactcaaataattttttagcgCAATAGAAACATTGAGGAGATCAAGATGCCGATTTGTAGgactaacaacaataataatcgGATTAAGAAAGGGGGAGTACATATTATAATGTGTGCACGAATGGCTTGTTGTTAGGCTGTCTTCACTGCAATTCCAAATTCAATAATCTTGCATCAATTTGGAGGTGGCATCAGGGCTAAATCATCTACTTCCATGTACGGCTGTACCAGTTTCGGCAGTATAATGGCCCATGATCTTTTTGCTCGGATTAGTGCCCAATGTTCAGCTCATACTCCTAGAATCCAAAATTTGCAGAAAGCATTTGCTTTATTGGCAAATTTCAATTTGTTAACTAGTGGAAAAATTGGGctatttttcccaaattcaACTTCACCATAAATAGTATCGTATGATGAACAGTACCCACATAAGTGAATAATACATGAATAATTATACCAAAAATTGCATCAAAAAAAATCCTAAGAAAGATTAGAGAGGTCAACGGTCTCACTTAAAATTCAGACTCTTGAgactaatttttcttagacatgCACTTAATAGCACAATATATCACTAACACTACTATGAATATATTcaacaaaaattattgaatatagtAATAAATAGAACATCAGAATTTAACGAGATTCGGCCAATTTAGCCTATATTCTCAAACACCATAAAAATTACTTCACTAATTttcaaaaagagaaataaaaataaaagaaagaatacAAATTGTTTGGATGATTTACATAAGAGGGGGAGGGCTccttttataataaaaagaaaccTTCCCAAACCCACAATCAACAATGTGGGATTTGGGAGAGCTACAAaatcaacaaatctccaccttgatgaATTTCTCAAATCCCAATCAGATTCCTCAATTAACAAAATTCTCACCAATGAAGCTATCATTAGTAGTTTCTTCAAATGCACTTTGTAGCgccaatttcaaatattaagaATATTAATCAAGTTAAAATAATGTTAGAATTTGACTGTTGTCATTACCTTAGTTATCATATCAATAAGATTTTCAGTGGTTCAGATCTTTTGAATTTGTATATCACATTCTTCCAGAATTTTTCGTATAAAGTAATATCTTATATTGATATACTTCATCCTTACatgataaatttgatttttttgctaAGTGAATAGCAATCTGACTGTCATAATGTATCTTGATGTATTCCTGACCAACTCCCAATTCATCAAACAACCCATAAAGCCAAATTGTTTCATTCACATCCTTTATAACTACCATGTACTCTGCTTCTGTTGTAAACATGGGAATTGTAGACTGTAAGGTAGACTTCCAACTGCCCGATGCTTTTGTAAAAGTGAAAACATAACCAGTCGTAGATCGTTGGAATCACAATAACCAACTATGTATTTACCCACTTTCTCATCTCACTCAAACACTAAACCAACATCTATAGTGTTCAAAATATATTGCATAATCTATTTCACATCTTGTCAATATTCCTTTCCAGGATCATGCATTTACTTGCTCACAACTCCAACTGCTTGTGAAATATCGGGCTTTATATACACCATAACATACATCAAGCTACCAATAAAATTTGCATACAAAACTTTTGACATATACTCCCGTTTCGCAGCACTCTTTGGAGATAGAGATGCACTAAGCTTTAAATGAGGAGCTAACGGAGTACtcacaaattttgatttttcattcatGCCAAAACATTGTAGTGCTTTCTTCAGATATGTTTTTTGAGACAAACAAAGCCTTTCTCTTTTCTCGTCTTTGATTATCTCCATGCTGATAATCTTCTTGCCTTCTCTCAAATCTTTCATTTCGAACTCCTAATTCAACTGAgcctttaatttttcaattttttcactattttttgaaattatcagcatatcatcaacatacaggaGAAGATAAATGAAAGATCTATCATGTAGCTTTCGCAAATACACATAGTGATCATATTTACTTCTAGTGTACCTTTGTCCCAACATAAACTTGTCAAATTGCTTGTACTGCTGCCTTAAAGATTGCTTAAATTCGTACAACTTTTTGTTTAGTTTACAAACCTAATTTTCTTTACCAGCAACCCTGAATCTTTTTGGCTGAGTCATATAGATTTCATCTTCCAAATTACCGTGTAGAAATACGATTTTCACATCCATCTGAACTAGTTCCAAATCCAATTATGCTACTAATGCCAACAAAATTCTAATAGAGAAATGTTTCACAACTAGAGAAAAAAACGTCATTATAATCAATTTCCTCTGCCTAAGCATAGCCTTTAGCCACTAACCTTACCTTGTAATGGACATCATTTTTATCAGAaaatccttctttttttttctttttttttttttacatataccCAGTTGCATCCAATTGTCTTCTTTCCATTTGGTAAGCTGACTAGCCTTTGTGTTTTATTCTTCTGAAGGCACTGCATTTCTTCATTTATGGCTTTCCTCcacttttcattttctaaacTTTGGATAGCTTTATTATAAGTGACAAGAATGTCATCATTTACAATTAAAGATGCATAGGCCACCATATCAACAAAACGAGCAGGTTTTTGAATCTTTCGTCATGGCCTTCCTATTGCAATTGATTCCTGTTGATGTGAAGGTTCTTGGATCGGAACCTCTTGTTCATCTGACGAGTCATCTGCTGTAAGAGTGTCTTTATTTGATTCATTATTTACTGCTGGGTCAATGAATCTTTTATCAAACTCCACCTATTTTGGAGTATTCTCTACCTGTTGTGAAGCATCATCAATCTGCTGTACAACTTCATTTTTTACCTTATTCAACATGGTAGATTCATCAAAGGTAATATCCCTACTAAAGATTATCTTCTTTAATTCTGGACACTATAGTCGGTATCCCTTTATTCCAAAAGTGATCCCCATGAACAATTCTTTCTTTACTCTTGAatccaacttggattccttaacATGGTAGTATGTAGTGGAACCAAACACATGTAAGGAATTGTAATCATTAGCATGTTTTCCTAACCACACCTTAAAACGAGTTTTTCCACAAATAACAATTGATGACAATCGATTAATGAGGTGACTCGCATATGCCACACCTTTAGCCTAAAATTGCCTGTCTAACCCAGCATTGGACAACATACACCAAACTTTCTCCAGTAACATTCAGTTCATGATCTTTGCCACCCCATTTTGGACTGTGAATTGTCGAACAATACCTTCATCTTGACAGACTTTGTCAAATTGATCATTTTTATACTCAAGACCATTATTTGTTTTGAGTCGTTTGATCATTCTACCAGTTTGAGTTTCcatcatatttttctaattaagtaAACATCCTaacatttcatcatttttcttcaaagtATACACTCATACTCTTCGagaataatcatcaacaaaggtAACATATTAGTGTTTGCCTCCCATTAATGATGAAAGGTCCCCATGCATCTAAGTGAACATAATCCAGAATACTCTTAGATTGTAGTGCCAAATTTCACTCTCGTCTGCTTCGATCCCCTTGACACAGTGCTCACAAAAATTCAATTTGCAAGTATTGACATCTTTCAACAATTCTTACTTGGCTAGAATTTGTAAGGATTTTTCACTTGCATGTCCCAAATGCATATATCATAGTTTGGTTGCTTCTGTATCCCTATCATCATTAGAAGCTATTGTTGTTGCTATCCCAATAATTGCATTACCTTGATGGTAATACAAGTTATTCTTCTTTTGAATCCCTTTCATCAATACAAGTGCAATAGATTTCACCTTCATAACTCCGTTTTTTGCAATTACTTTAAGTCCTTTGGATTCTAAAGTTTTCATAGAAATGAGATTCTTTGTCAGACTTAACACATATCTCACATATGTCAGTATTCTAGTTGATCCATCATGATTCCTCAAATGGATTGTACCAACTCCAATTGTTTCACAAGGTGTGTCATTTGCTGTGTAAACAACTCCTACATCAAGTTCTTGAAAGTCAAAGAATCAGTCCCAATTATGACATATATTGTGGCTGCAACTTGAATCTAAAAGCCAAGCACCAGAATAACTTGTCGAATAAGTAATAACAAGTGAAAGGTCTAAGTTTCATCATCAAACTCAGCTACATTTGAGATAGTTTTCCCTTTGTTAggtctatttttaatttttaactttggGCAGTCCTTCTTCCAATGGCCTTTCTCTTGACAAAAGGCACACTCATCTCGGGTTGAACCTCAAACTAGATGTCCCTCTCGTTCCTTTCTTCTGGTTTTGCAAATGACCTCTTACAATCAATGCTTCTGCTGAGCCATGCATTacttttttcttatatttctttctcaactcatagctatacaaagcaacacaAATTTCACTAAGAGATACTTGAACTTTCCTATGAAGCAGACTTTCAAGAAATTTAAACTCCTAGGAAAGGATCCTTGTAACATCAAAACCAAATCCTCTTCTTTGAATGTTTTATTCCAATTCATCAAATTAGCTACTAATTGATTAAAGATAATTATATGATCATTCATTGTGGTATCAGGAACATAAGTAAAGCAGAATAATCTTTTTTCATGTAAagcttattttgatcatttttcttcaaaaacttttcttccaatgtcttccattaTATACTTGCAGAAGTTTCATTCAAAAATGCATACCTCTGTTCTCTGAATAGGCATGATCGAATTGTACCACATACCAATCGATTGATGATcttccattctttttttttttttttttttatatatcaactGGTTTCTTTTCCTCAATACCAATATCTAAATCTTGTTGAAAGAGAGCATCTAAAATCTCACATTGTCACATGCTGAAATGACCAAAATTGTCAAACACCTTGCAATTCTTGTATTTGCCAAATTTCTCGCCAAATTGGACAAGGAAAAGGCTCACAATGTGGATGTTTCTGAACTCctttcatttgtcatttttgtcatattttatattcaatagTTATCAAAACAGAATATCAACAATCCAAATAAATCTTTTATGATGTGAAAGATCAGACAATGTAATTGCAATTGCAAAgcatattaagaaaaatttggcAATTTTTTTGTCAATATAAACATAGCTACAATTAAAAAACCTTGTACTTTGAAAtcgattattaaaaaaattaaattattatttttaaattcaactTCACCGTAAATAatattgtataaataaataataccatataaataaataatatgtaaacaATTATACCCAAATTCatactaaaaaatttcaataagtACTAGAAGGATCACAAATGATCCCACTTTAAACCTACacttctaaaataaatttttgctAAAACATgtacttaataatataatatatcacaaacaccactataaatatatttaataaaaattatttaatataaaaataaataaaatatcaaaatttaataaaattgactaatttaGCCTACATCTTAGAGACTATTAAAAATACTTCACTAATTTCTTAATAAAGAAATACAAATGAGAGCGGAAAATGTAAATTGTTAGGATGATTTAGCCGCGGGGGAGGGGGTGGGGGGGAGGGCTCTTTTATAATAAAAGGAAACCCTCCCAAACCCACAGCCAACGACGTGGGATTTGGGAGAGCCAAAAAGTCAACATTAACCATCATAATTTGACTCTTTTTGGACGCAAGTGTTGAATTTGCTAAACTTTTTGTTGAGATTGACAATTTTCATGAAACTCGATATCTGATACGCTAAGAGTACAAAAGGACAGGACAAACAGTTTTGCATGTAGAGGGTATCTAAAGTTTGagcacaaaaagaaaaggaatgaaaAATTCAGATAGTAGGAGCCTTAAATGTCCCAAACTCcaagtttgagagagagagagagagggagagagagaggcaacagATGAGCAGAACAGAAATTATATTGTATTTTCTTGCATATCTACAGAATATGGTTGTACAATGGGTGCTAAATACAAAACTGGAAGTCCATAATCATATCCCCTAAAACTTGGATGCCTACTATGGATTTGTAGATGGATGTATCTCCACAGATCATCACAATGGAGTAGAAACCATGTTTAGAAGAGAGGCTCTTGCTTTAATCATGCTCCTAAACAAGCACTCCAGACAATTCTCAATGTCTTCGATGCTAACCTCAAAAGACTTGAGGCTATTTTGTGCAGCTTGCTTCTTATTCCCTTCACCCGAATCACCCTTGGACAGGGCATACACTGCAGCATCTAAGCTTTGGAAGTCCTTAACATTCTCCAGTTTGTTTTCACATGCTACTGCCCCCTTGTTCAATAATTTGGAAACAAGTGACCGTATTGCAGAATTTGGCAATGAGATCGGGACAGACAAGAAGGAGAGAAGTGAAAGAAGGATGGAGATGCTCACCAACTCCACCTCTCTTAGTGATCTAACAACCGAAGAGACGTGGTGATCTAGTTCCAAGAGTGGCGATgcccaaattttattttctgttttcttgaGCACTGCAATCAACTGCTTGGCATCattcttgattttctttctaAAGCAAGTGTACTTAGCTATGCTGCTTTGGATGTTTGAGTCACCATTTCTCCTCCTCATAGAGGACTGAACATCTCTACCATGTTCCTTGATTTGTGAGATGACATCCCTTGCTCTGCCACAGATGTCCAACAGGTCCATCAATCCATCCTGCAACTCATCCACGCATCTCGCGTGTTGATGGCGAGGTATCACTTGCTGGGTCAGTGGCAATTCAAGAAGATCCTGTGCCCGCGTGTACAGGTCCTGCAGTCCCAATAGACCATTGCTGATTGTCTTTGCATGCAGTTGGTGAGGACGGTGCCTCCCATTTCTTGAACTTGCTCAGCTCCTCCTCAATTCCAGCAGTTGTAGGATGCGATCTGGTAGGTAGGCTAATAGATCGGATGCTGAAACGACTCATTAGTTTTGAAGAACTAGCAGCCATTGTTGTTCTGTTTCTTTCACAAGAAGCTCAAATTTCTGAACACGTCAACTGCAGGCTCTATGCTTTGCTATTTATAACACATGAAAGGAGACAGGATGTGCCAGACTGTTCATGAAAGAAATGGACTTGCATGTGAAACCAGAGTGGGCTTCCTTTAAACTCATTCAAGTTGTTCAATGAGCCGGCATTAGGTGTGCTAATTCTAATGAGATGCAACACGTGCCTTACGCTGATACTGCCACGTTGTTGTGTCCTCTTTGCTGTTATAAAACTCAAGCTGCCATGGTTTTGTCTCTTGCGGGAGAAGCTGAAGTAATATATAACACAAGaatccatatttttattattgcaaTGAAGATACGGGAGAGATTGAGATCCAGATCTTCTTCTGTAGAGAGTAAGAGATGTTTATTAGATCATTGTTAAATTGAATGCACGAATGGCCTGTTGCAAGCGTGTGCCTCCTTAAAGAAATGGGCAAATGGGAGACCTTTAAATTAGAAGTTTAGAGCTTTCATATCCATCCTTTTATCCTTTTATAACCTCTGTTTAACTTAGaaattctctttctttctttctttctttttcttttattctctctctctctctctctctctctctctatatatatatatgtaagattATGAACGCATAATTTCCTTCAcaaatataagtattttttttttaaaataaaagaaaaaaaaaaaacagatgaGTTCAAAATAGAACACTCCTCACACTTATTATTCACATTTATAACTCTAGACTCATATTTATTGATCTACACTTTAGGAAATTctcttgtgttcttaaaaaatatcactacaaatagagaTGTGAAAAGAAATAATCTGtgttgaaaaagaatttaatattgtaatgaaaaagccaataaaaaaaaaagaactcatTACCTTACCTTATAAGTATGGGCGATtctatttaaattcttataaatattttctactcTATATATGGTGAATCTAAAAATGTAACTTCAAGGTTACTATTGACATTGatgtaaatttgtaaaaattttgattCATGGTATGCAACAAGTAGGGGTGACCTGTGGCCCAAAAAAAGATGTGAACATTTGGTCCCTGTATCATGACATAAGTGTATGCAAATatgtttctatattttgatttgcatgcTAAGTTATAtaagaattcatttttttattgtgtttatatttttcaaataacgCCTCACATGCTACATCTTAAGGACTTGGACCCGAAGataatacacatatatgtaCTCTGCTTActaagtgaaaaaaaaataaaaatgagagaaGATTCTATCTACAAAAGAAGATCAACGGAGGATACTCAATTTGCTCTCACTGACACCATTCACGGGACCCTAATTTGCCACAATCTtgtctttttgtttattttgtaaatatctataagtttaatttatgagAAAAGTCTATTCTCAAAGTGTAGTCTTGTTCTACATTTTTTTCCCAACCTTTTACGCATAATACATTAAAcctttatttctttaaatataatattaaagttaaataaaagtaaagggGGAGGAAGAAGAGTATGTATCCTCCTTATTTGTTAGCATGGCCTTAGCTAAAtatcttatataaaaaattataatgtaataatctcattttaattatttctagacttatataaattatttatgcactttttattttatttattaggcCAGGACTTATTTGTTAGCCATGACAGAAGACTTTagctttatttctttaaaaagaaaaatcctaTTTTAAGGTCGTGATAGCAATGGATTCGTTAACCCAACATGGCATTAATATGATACACCATGCCATGTCATGTAGATTTATCTCCCACATGCTTAATAACTTTGGAAAATAATGCTTGTCG from Diospyros lotus cultivar Yz01 chromosome 6, ASM1463336v1, whole genome shotgun sequence encodes:
- the LOC127804326 gene encoding uncharacterized protein LOC127804326, whose translation is MASISNFNNPCHSRSISLPSQSHPSMIRIEEELNKLKTWEASSTPTAEALFNGISGLENLYKFVDELLNLPLTQQVLSSNQRERWVNESLDISLILLDVCGCTRDFVSQIKEHIKDLQSALRRRKGDLSIESSIAKYSCFRQQMKKEAKKLIASLKQMDNKIGVLPLLELDPRGASLIRLLREVGSISISICHSLLCLFLSTSISKKSTRWSLVSKFIQKGRVACDDQQKNMKELESLDVALNVLSRQGSSHGDHMHGAQSSSEHLDAVVKLIENGLDDLFRRLVKSRASLLNILSPIM
- the LOC127804327 gene encoding uncharacterized protein LOC127804327, with amino-acid sequence MAASSSKLMSRFSIRSISLPTRSHPTTAGIEEELSKFKKWEDLYTRAQDLLELPLTQQVIPRHQHARCVDELQDGLMDLLDICGRARDVISQIKEHGRDVQSSMRRRNGDSNIQSSIAKYTCFRKKIKNDAKQLIAVLKKTENKIWASPLLELDHHVSSVVRSLREVELVSISILLSLLSFLSVPISLPNSAIRSLVSKLLNKGAVACENKLENVKDFQSLDAAVYALSKGDSGEGNKKQAAQNSLKSFEVSIEDIENCLECLFRSMIKARASLLNMVSTPL